A single genomic interval of Hydractinia symbiolongicarpus strain clone_291-10 chromosome 8, HSymV2.1, whole genome shotgun sequence harbors:
- the LOC130655814 gene encoding adenosine deaminase-like, whose protein sequence is MEIKREQLYELLKSAPKPQLHLHLDGSLSYNFIRRSITRMKKTNPERASFLFSNDGWEPGSHDELRSWLMDLKEKQVGEGNVVEKNSNWRIFDICNQFLQTKEDLRDATYELVTSLHDEHNVNYIEIRFAPVLHTNLGLTELDAVWSVINGFNDAKKELTTKGRLTEGGVILCLLRSYPVQHAENILKIAQSVDGVLGIDIAGDEKTYSLCIFKDVLVAAKNAGIKITVHAGEGKAEKFPSMLENLQLALEIGVNRIGHALAITSASNQLIQEMCHKGISVEVCLTANCNHPDKCESFSQHPVNFMLSHNIPVAGLNCDNLLLSGNNIVGTPDPTNEYVRALLDCGVKPQDLAAIVANGYSHGFSQNSKQLADKSISLWTEKYLHELNALGF, encoded by the coding sequence ATGGAAATTAAAAGAGAACAGTTGTATGAATTACTCAAAAGTGCTCCAAAACCGCAGCTCCATCTGCATCTGGATGGTTCCCTCTCATACAATTTTATTCGTCGATCAATTACACGTATGAAAAAAACAAACCCGGAGCGGGCgtcgtttttattttctaatgatGGTTGGGAACCAGGTTCCCACGACGAGTTGCGTAGCTGGCTAATGGatcttaaagaaaaacaagttggaGAAGGAAACGTCGTTGAGAAGAATTCGAATTGGAGAATATTTGATATTTGTAATCAGTTTTTGCAAACAAAAGAAGACCTCCGTGACGCCACGTACGAACTGGTAACATCATTGCACGATGAACATAATGTGAATTACATTGAAATCCGATTCGCCCCTGTGTTACATACAAACTTAGGATTAACGGAGCTCGATGCTGTATGGAGCGTAATAAACGGTTTCAACGATGCAAAGAAAGAATTGACGACAAAGGGTCGTTTAACCGAGGGTGGAGTAATTTTGTGTTTATTACGATCTTACCCTGTTCAGCATGCGGAGAATATCTTGAAAATAGCGCAAAGTGTTGATGGAGTTCTTGGGATTGATATTGCCGGTGATGAGAAGACGTATTCGTTGTGTATATTTAAAGATGTTTTAGTCGCTGCAAAGAATGCTGGGATCAAAATTACAGTGCATGCTGGGGAAGGAAAGGCAGAGAAGTTCCCGTCAATGTTAGAAAACTTGCAATTGGCTCTTGAAATTGGTGTAAATAGAATTGGACATGCTTTAGCTATAACGTCAGCATCTAATCAACTTATTCAAGAAATGTGTCATAAAGGGATATCGGTGGAGGTCTGCTTAACAGCCAACTGTAATCACCCTGACAAATGCGAGAGTTTCTCTCAACATCCAGTGAATTTTATGTTGTCCCATAATATCCCTGTTGCTGGACTGAACTGTGATAATTTATTGCTATCAGGAAACAATATTGTCGGTACTCCTGACCCTACGAACGAGTACGTTCGTGCTCTTCTTGACTGTGGAGTAAAACCGCAAGATCTTGCGGCGATTGTTGCGAACGGATATTCGCACGGATTTAGTCAGAACTCAAAGCAGCTGGCTGATAAAAGTATTAGCTTGTGGACAGAGAAATATCTCCATGAACTTAACGCACTAGGATTTTGA